Part of the Candidatus Goldiibacteriota bacterium genome, GCAAGCTTCGTTACGAAAGCGGCGCGCACAGGGTGCAGCGCGTACCGGATACAGAGACCAGCGGCAGAGTTCACACTTCCGCGGCGACAGTTTACGTGCTTCCGGAACAGGAAGAAAAAGAGTTCAATTTAAACATGGCTGAAATACGAATAGACGTATGCCGCGCGTCAGGCGCCGGCGGTCAGCACGTTAACAGGACAGAATCCGCGGTAAGAGCCCATCACATACCCACAGGTATTGAAGTCTACTGTCAGGACGGAAGGTCACAGATTAAGAATAAAGAAAAGGCGCTTTCTATTCTTTCGGCAAGGGTAAAGGCCAAGACCGAAGGCGATGAAAAGGCGATAACCGACAGCGAAAGGCGTTCACAGATTGGTTCCGGCGACCGCAGCGAAAAAATAAGGACATACAATTACCCGCAGAACCGCGTCACCGACCACAGGATAGGCCTTACATCCTACAACCTTGAAGGTGTTATGCAGGGCGACATTGATCAGTTTATAGAAAAACTTAGCGAAGAAAACACTAAAAAGCTTATGGAAAACAGCATCTGATAATATGAAAATATACGAAGCACTGAATAAAGCCGCGGATTATATTTCAGAAGGCAGGGGGCTTGATAAACAGGTTTCAAAATTTGAAGCCGCGGAACTTTTAATGTTTCTTACAGGTATTGATAAACCGTCTTTATACGCGAAGTTTCAGGATAATCTTCCGGGAATGAGCGTAAAGAAATTATTTAAGCTTGCTCATAAAAGGGCATCAGGAATCCCGCTTCAATACCTAACAGGTACCGCCCATTTTTACGGCAATGATTTTGTCTGTAAAAAAGGGGTATTAATTCCCAGGCAGGATACCGAAGCGGTAATAGAGGCGGTGAAATCACTTCCGCTTAAACCCAAAACACTTGCGGCAGAGCTTGGCCCCGGAAGCGGAATAATAAGTGTGACACTGTGCCTGGAATGCCCCCAAATAGCCCATATAACCGCCATAGACATATCTAAAAAGGCTATATCGCTAACACGCCTTAACGCAAAGAAGTACGGCGTAAAAGGGCGTATAACAGCTAAATCGGGCAATTTTTTTACCTTAACCCGCAAATCACTCTTGAAATTTGATATTATTATATCCAACCCCCCATATATAACAAAAACAGCCATGTCCAAACTGCAAAAAGAGGTATTACACGAACCCTCAGCCGCCCTTACAGACAAAAAAGACGGGCTT contains:
- the prmC gene encoding peptide chain release factor N(5)-glutamine methyltransferase, encoding MKIYEALNKAADYISEGRGLDKQVSKFEAAELLMFLTGIDKPSLYAKFQDNLPGMSVKKLFKLAHKRASGIPLQYLTGTAHFYGNDFVCKKGVLIPRQDTEAVIEAVKSLPLKPKTLAAELGPGSGIISVTLCLECPQIAHITAIDISKKAISLTRLNAKKYGVKGRITAKSGNFFTLTRKSLLKFDIIISNPPYITKTAMSKLQKEVLHEPSAALTDKKDGLSFYKKLASSGKNILNPGGYMVLEIGDNTEEDVKKVFHNKNWTYLSTFNDFKGMKRAMIFILPGQKNIKAKQ
- the prfA gene encoding peptide chain release factor 1: MFEKAAKIKREYEKLTAELSDPQVISNNELFQKKARQHSEYSEIVEIYDAYTALDHAIKDADHMMRTEQEKELVDMAKAEIEDLTPKLEKKREELRIILTPSDPNDKKNAIVEIRAGTGGDEAGLFAGDLYRMYVKYAETHGYTIETVTSSPTELGGFKEIIFFVNGKGAYGKLRYESGAHRVQRVPDTETSGRVHTSAATVYVLPEQEEKEFNLNMAEIRIDVCRASGAGGQHVNRTESAVRAHHIPTGIEVYCQDGRSQIKNKEKALSILSARVKAKTEGDEKAITDSERRSQIGSGDRSEKIRTYNYPQNRVTDHRIGLTSYNLEGVMQGDIDQFIEKLSEENTKKLMENSI